DNA from Ictalurus punctatus breed USDA103 chromosome 7, Coco_2.0, whole genome shotgun sequence:
GAACCCTacaaaattagccgtgtttgatcATATAGGAGatcatttccaaattcagtaatttattcataatgttgtgttcattcttagtactcagaggacaatttccatttaCATGATTCCATTGCTCTAGGAaacaatagatgaaatatgtggcacGTTGAATTAGTTGCTTGTCAGTTGCATCATTGTTCTTAAGATTTTCcaatagccagttattcattctcattaataaagaattcagaggaaaatctggtttgtctgttttcatttatatctatgtatttctgtaattttggttcattttgtacatgaattatgaattaaaacAACATTGTGTGGTATTGTGATACTACTAGGTATTGTGATACTACTTGGTACTGTGAGCTGGTATAGTAtcgtaagatatgtttatggtacAGTGACAATCCTAGCTCGTTATATTACTATGCTCCTACTCTGCTTAAACTGGAAATAGAAAATCATCACCAGGGAAAAATCAATGACAAACAAGCATAACATCAGCTGGTTTCTGATGTGTACTGccatttgttatgttttcctctgctgcaggtgtgtgtgtagatttgtCTGACACAGTGATGGTGCTCAAAGTTGGGAGCTCCCTGGATCTTCCTGTTCAATACCCAATTGAATCAGTGTTATCGGTTCAGTGGATCTTCAATGGGAAAACTTTTGCTGAATACAGTAAAGACCAAAGTTACACACTTCTGGAATCCCAGTTCAGAGGAAGATTAAAGGAGAACAATGACAGAGTTGGAGTAACTGTACAAGATCTTCAACCCCAAGACTCTGGGACATTCTCAGTGACTGCAGAAGGCACTGAAACACAGCTTCCAACACAGACATTTAAAGTTTATATTCAAAGTAGGTGTGATTAATTTGATTAATGTAATGggaataattataaatatctGAACATTAatttcataaatatatttattgtggTCTCTCCTAgccaatataatataaataagtgTTTTAGTCTGAGCATTGCGAATTTATAGCTTTGTGAATGTATTGTAACTATAAATCACTGGAGTTGCAGTTTCATGGCAtccttctttgtgtgtgtgtgtgtgtgtgtgtgtgtgtgtgtgtgtgtgtgtgtgtgtgtgtgtgtgtatatgcatagTTCCCATAACATCTGTACAGATTGAGAAGACGTGGAGACTGTCCACAAACAGCTGTGATGTTGATGTGAAGTGTGCAGCGCTCGGAGCTGAGAATGTCTCCTACCTGTGGAGCGGCTATAAGACTGGGAGTGGAGCTCAGCTGCAGTTCAGTCTCTCACCAGCAGAAGGAGCTGttacactgaactgcactgcagCTAACAACGTCAGCTCCAGTTCTGCTAGAGAGACACTGAACTGTAGCTCTGAACATCCAGGAACAGGTAAAATCACACTTTTCCTGTAACTACACAAACTTTACAAAAATGTCTGTGCACTGCatcaggtttgtgtgtgtgtgtgtgtgtgtgtgtgtgtgtgtgtgtgtgtgtgtgtgtgtgtgtgtgtgtgtgtgtgtgtgtgtgtgtttgtgtgtgtgggctttGTTTCACATGCAGAAACTCAAATATCAGTGCTTAAACTGATCAGTAGTCTAGTGGCGGCCTCTCCGTATCTGCTGGTGACCATCATCCTGGGTGTAAAATGTTACAGAGCTCGAGGTAAAAACTACATAAACATAATGAATAGTCCACAGTAACATACTGTTTCACTTCTTgttacttatttgtttatttgtttatttatttatttgatattattttatttcacaggTCATCATAACGGTCAGTATGCCATGAAAGTAATTGAGGAATAAGCACTTTGCTCGCTCTGTAAGAAATAAGTTGAACACTGCACTACTCAGTGGCAAATAAATCTGATTCTGCTACAAAGTTTATAGTTGtatagttttcatttttataatattttcatttacactcAAAGCTCAGGGACACAGaatatttttactgtatttatgtTTGCACTCTTTTGAGTTGGATCAACGTTGGAGCTTTTCTCCAAGATTAGAGATCACAACACTGTTATGACTGCCGGGAAACTCGGATTGCTCTTCTTCCACTTCAGTCTCTCTGGGTCCT
Protein-coding regions in this window:
- the LOC128633036 gene encoding CD48 antigen; this encodes MVLKVGSSLDLPVQYPIESVLSVQWIFNGKTFAEYSKDQSYTLLESQFRGRLKENNDRVGVTVQDLQPQDSGTFSVTAEGTETQLPTQTFKVYIQIPITSVQIEKTWRLSTNSCDVDVKCAALGAENVSYLWSGYKTGSGAQLQFSLSPAEGAVTLNCTAANNVSSSSARETLNCSSEHPGTETQISVLKLISSLVAASPYLLVTIILGVKCYRARGHHNGQYAMKVIEE